A window from Phaeocystidibacter marisrubri encodes these proteins:
- a CDS encoding peptidylprolyl isomerase, with translation MATLDNIRKRSGLVITLIGVALGAFVLTDALGSGATLNSANQSIVGEINGQTIDNTDFSSRMEEIRKVDQAYSNLASSALANIVWQNWAREVVMGEMYDELGFKVTGAELSQEVINNPNIRQMPAFQNQNGMFDPMLMSQMLDNLEAQASQNEQALEQWNGWVRFEQDVKEQALTFKFNDAVELGVYTPKALARHNYMYGNVSHDIAFVQYPYADIADDEVEVTEADFKSYYEENKFKYSQPTESRDIIFVNFPLEPAQRDKDAARNELISLINKKGVYNNQTGKTDSIPGFADTKDDSTFVMLNSSLPYRSGFWREGQLGNMDSIMFNAEPGFIYGPYEEAGAYKVTKLQEVRMLPDSVEARHILIGIQSERNPEGHPPAEAKSIADSLFAYVKENRGEFATVAKEMSEDPGSGAEGGDLGFFGPNQMVPSFGNYCFQNEVGDLGLVSSQFGYHIIEIQDQKGSSKAVRVATLTRDVVMSNETEKEIYNRAAEFAAAVGTGDFAAVAEERGYVARPMTELKENADNIPGLGQARPVVKWAYGAMMNQTTGESGVEVGDIELINNDNTAYVVVQLTDVAPKGTKSLERVREQIRPMVINRAKADLIMERAKADMEGKENIQAIANASEYNMSIQQIRLGNGAITGAGQEPTVVGQMSASQTGTIYGPVAGNQGVYIWQQNAATEFQDKGDYNNEANAQTSSIKSRVNAQLLNALLKEAEMEDNRIRFY, from the coding sequence ATGGCTACTTTGGATAACATTCGTAAACGATCAGGTCTTGTTATTACCTTGATCGGCGTGGCGCTAGGCGCATTCGTGTTGACCGATGCTTTGGGCAGCGGCGCAACTTTAAATAGTGCAAATCAATCTATCGTTGGTGAAATCAACGGTCAGACGATTGATAACACTGACTTCTCCAGTAGAATGGAGGAGATCCGCAAAGTGGATCAAGCCTATTCTAATTTAGCTTCAAGTGCTTTGGCAAACATCGTTTGGCAGAATTGGGCACGTGAGGTTGTGATGGGTGAGATGTATGACGAACTCGGCTTCAAAGTAACAGGTGCCGAATTGAGTCAAGAGGTGATCAACAACCCGAACATTCGCCAAATGCCTGCTTTCCAAAATCAGAATGGCATGTTCGATCCAATGTTGATGTCTCAAATGTTGGATAACCTCGAAGCACAAGCATCGCAAAACGAACAAGCTCTTGAGCAGTGGAACGGATGGGTTCGCTTTGAACAAGACGTGAAAGAGCAAGCGCTTACCTTCAAGTTTAACGACGCTGTTGAGTTGGGTGTATACACTCCAAAAGCTCTAGCTCGTCACAACTACATGTATGGCAATGTGTCTCACGATATCGCTTTTGTTCAATATCCTTACGCCGACATCGCTGATGATGAGGTAGAGGTAACAGAGGCCGATTTCAAATCTTACTACGAAGAGAACAAGTTCAAGTACAGCCAGCCTACAGAGTCTCGCGATATCATTTTCGTAAACTTCCCATTGGAACCAGCACAGCGCGATAAAGACGCAGCTAGAAATGAGTTGATTAGCTTGATCAACAAAAAGGGAGTTTACAACAATCAAACCGGTAAAACCGATAGCATCCCAGGTTTTGCGGATACAAAAGATGATTCAACCTTCGTAATGCTCAACAGTTCTCTTCCATACCGCAGTGGTTTCTGGAGAGAAGGACAGTTGGGTAACATGGATTCAATCATGTTCAACGCAGAGCCAGGATTCATCTATGGTCCATACGAAGAAGCAGGTGCATACAAAGTAACCAAGCTTCAGGAAGTTCGCATGTTGCCAGACTCAGTGGAAGCTCGTCACATTTTGATCGGCATTCAATCTGAGCGCAATCCAGAAGGTCATCCTCCTGCAGAAGCAAAGTCAATTGCCGACAGTCTTTTCGCGTACGTGAAAGAGAACAGAGGCGAGTTTGCTACCGTGGCGAAAGAAATGTCTGAAGATCCAGGTTCAGGTGCTGAAGGTGGTGATCTTGGATTCTTTGGTCCTAATCAAATGGTTCCTTCTTTCGGTAACTACTGTTTCCAAAATGAAGTGGGTGATCTCGGACTTGTTTCAAGCCAGTTTGGTTACCACATCATTGAAATTCAAGACCAAAAAGGTTCTTCTAAAGCTGTTCGTGTGGCTACGTTGACAAGAGACGTAGTAATGTCGAACGAAACGGAGAAAGAAATCTATAACCGCGCTGCTGAATTTGCTGCAGCTGTTGGTACAGGTGATTTTGCTGCTGTTGCAGAAGAGCGAGGGTATGTAGCTCGTCCAATGACAGAACTGAAAGAGAACGCCGATAACATCCCAGGTTTGGGTCAAGCTCGTCCAGTTGTGAAATGGGCGTATGGCGCTATGATGAATCAAACGACAGGCGAAAGTGGTGTTGAAGTAGGTGATATTGAACTCATCAACAACGACAACACTGCTTATGTAGTGGTTCAATTGACCGATGTTGCTCCTAAAGGAACGAAGTCGTTGGAGCGCGTGCGTGAGCAAATTCGTCCAATGGTGATCAACCGCGCTAAAGCGGATCTTATCATGGAGCGTGCTAAAGCGGACATGGAAGGCAAAGAAAACATCCAAGCCATCGCAAATGCTTCTGAATACAACATGAGCATCCAGCAGATTCGTTTGGGTAATGGTGCTATTACCGGTGCGGGACAAGAGCCTACTGTCGTGGGTCAAATGTCAGCATCACAA
- a CDS encoding hemolysin family protein, translating into MAEPYIVILLALLASAFFSGMEIAFLSANRLQIELESKKRRLPNIIISYLVKHPTRFISTMLVGNNVAIVLFGLYLPDILSPYFQWTDSEYLVLLLQTIISTVVVLFLAEYLPKALFSARSNEGLKAFSIPVVVFYLLTYPIVSGITSISKYLLRVVFKTNLDSDQPVFSKVDIDHYIEENTNNDDEEVDHEIEIFRNALDFSDIKAREFMIPRTEILAAEKAEGISELHRRFIETGYSKIIVYNENIDNIIGYVHAYELFKKPENIRSILRPVSFIPETMTANDVLNLFTRDKRNMAIVLDEFGGTAGLITLEDVVEEIFGDIDDEHDTDELLERQVGPNEYIFSARLEIDYLNDEYRFSLPESDNYTTLGGLVTDMLESIPEKGERVALDDYILEVHDVSSNRLEEVRVLVR; encoded by the coding sequence ATGGCTGAGCCTTATATAGTCATTCTTCTCGCGCTCCTCGCTTCCGCATTTTTTTCGGGAATGGAGATCGCATTTTTATCGGCCAACCGCTTGCAGATTGAGCTGGAAAGTAAGAAACGCCGACTTCCGAATATCATTATATCGTATTTGGTAAAGCACCCAACGCGCTTTATCTCTACAATGTTGGTGGGGAACAACGTGGCCATTGTCCTCTTTGGTCTTTATCTACCTGATATTCTCAGTCCGTATTTCCAGTGGACTGACTCAGAGTATCTCGTACTCCTTTTGCAGACCATCATTTCTACGGTTGTAGTGCTCTTTTTGGCTGAATACTTACCAAAAGCGCTCTTTAGCGCTCGATCGAACGAAGGCCTTAAAGCCTTTTCGATTCCAGTGGTGGTATTCTACTTGCTGACCTATCCCATCGTTTCAGGGATAACGTCTATCTCGAAGTATCTCCTTCGCGTGGTTTTCAAAACCAACCTCGATTCTGATCAGCCCGTTTTTTCGAAGGTGGATATCGATCATTACATCGAAGAGAACACCAACAACGACGATGAAGAGGTGGATCACGAGATCGAGATTTTCCGAAATGCCTTGGATTTTAGTGATATCAAAGCCCGTGAATTCATGATTCCTCGCACGGAGATTCTCGCTGCTGAAAAGGCAGAGGGCATTTCTGAACTCCACCGAAGATTTATTGAAACTGGGTATTCCAAAATCATCGTTTACAACGAGAACATCGACAATATTATCGGGTACGTTCATGCTTACGAGCTTTTCAAAAAGCCTGAAAATATCCGCTCTATTCTCCGCCCCGTTAGTTTCATTCCAGAAACGATGACGGCTAATGATGTCCTGAACCTCTTTACCCGCGATAAGCGCAATATGGCCATTGTCCTCGACGAGTTTGGCGGCACTGCTGGTCTAATCACGCTGGAAGATGTCGTTGAAGAAATCTTTGGAGATATTGATGATGAACACGATACCGATGAGCTTCTGGAGCGTCAGGTAGGTCCGAATGAATACATATTTTCCGCTCGTTTGGAAATCGATTACCTCAATGACGAGTATCGTTTTTCACTCCCCGAAAGTGACAATTATACCACGCTAGGTGGATTGGTTACCGATATGCTGGAATCCATCCCAGAGAAAGGCGAACGAGTAGCGCTAGATGATTACATTTTGGAGGTTCACGATGTCAGCTCCAACCGCTTGGAGGAAGTGCGGGTTTTGGTGAGATAG
- the lptC gene encoding LPS export ABC transporter periplasmic protein LptC produces the protein MNSTRTYHRMRGIALAVPLFLFITACVNDQKQVRETVSEYDGPLRVQKEVDYTYTDSGIVKLNFVAPLALDYSHLEEDAYLKFPDGVDVTFFSDSGTVETTLRANSAIQFIDEQRWEAEGDVQVHSVKGESLATEKLYWNMKTHRISSDQQVTITTPDSKIWGKGFEADENMNEYEIHEVFGTIFLNESDSTETTTEDL, from the coding sequence ATGAATTCCACACGGACATATCATAGGATGAGGGGGATAGCTTTGGCTGTCCCTCTCTTTTTGTTTATCACCGCTTGTGTGAATGATCAAAAACAGGTTCGTGAAACCGTGAGTGAATACGATGGCCCGCTTCGCGTTCAGAAGGAGGTTGATTATACCTACACGGATAGTGGAATTGTTAAATTGAATTTTGTTGCACCTCTCGCACTGGATTATTCGCATCTCGAGGAAGATGCCTATCTGAAGTTTCCAGATGGAGTAGATGTCACCTTCTTTTCCGACTCAGGAACTGTGGAAACGACCTTGCGCGCAAATTCTGCCATTCAATTTATTGATGAGCAGCGTTGGGAAGCGGAAGGCGATGTTCAAGTACACAGCGTAAAAGGGGAATCCCTTGCTACGGAAAAGTTATATTGGAATATGAAAACCCACCGTATTTCGTCTGATCAACAAGTGACGATTACAACACCCGATTCGAAGATATGGGGGAAGGGGTTTGAGGCCGATGAAAACATGAATGAATACGAGATACACGAAGTATTCGGAACGATATTTTTAAATGAATCAGACTCGACAGAAACGACTACTGAGGACCTTTGA
- a CDS encoding tetratricopeptide repeat protein, whose translation MTQAVYGQDNPYGANDADSIRCFENYNIAGSLFNSKQYAQAYESWDIVYTTCPGYHKNLYIMGPNIIKYKLKEVEEAGDEAAKNALVDQLLAQYDTRMKYFPGKEAYVTAAKAYVLYQYRLDSSMNEIYQMYEKAISIDPKEMSATQIQSYFFVAVKLFNEDALELSEVFDIYNQIDEAVAANTDDLNVELAELRTKRDSGMLDARGARILQSDSLSLRNFIAVKSNIDIKLRPILSSCDKIALVYNAESYAENKDNETWIRRAVRTLGAEYTNDSGEVASCRDNPLFFEMTERLYQMNPSTEAARNMGRLALARKDYSKALQYFGEAMNQELDPVLKADDLLKYAYCQQQLGRLADAKSSIMQSIALNKTGQAYLQLSVIYASAAGVCGSDAVEKNAVYWAAIDKANIAVSLDPSLRSAANRAIASYKKGVPTKRVAFDLGKTEGTKYTIGCWINETVTFEFYN comes from the coding sequence ATGACTCAAGCAGTTTACGGTCAAGATAACCCTTACGGAGCAAATGATGCAGATAGCATCCGTTGCTTTGAGAACTACAACATTGCTGGTTCTCTATTTAATTCAAAACAATACGCTCAGGCGTATGAATCTTGGGATATCGTTTATACCACTTGTCCAGGTTACCACAAGAACCTGTACATCATGGGGCCAAACATTATCAAGTATAAGCTCAAGGAGGTTGAAGAAGCAGGTGATGAAGCTGCAAAGAATGCACTCGTTGACCAACTTCTTGCACAATACGATACTCGTATGAAGTACTTCCCAGGTAAAGAGGCATACGTTACTGCTGCTAAAGCATACGTTTTGTATCAATACCGTTTGGATAGCTCTATGAACGAGATCTACCAAATGTATGAGAAGGCGATTTCCATCGATCCAAAAGAGATGTCAGCTACTCAAATTCAGAGCTACTTCTTCGTAGCCGTGAAATTGTTTAACGAAGACGCTCTTGAGCTTTCTGAAGTGTTCGATATCTACAACCAAATTGATGAGGCGGTTGCAGCCAACACGGATGATTTGAACGTTGAGCTTGCTGAACTCAGAACTAAGAGAGATTCAGGTATGCTTGACGCCAGAGGGGCTCGTATCCTTCAAAGCGATTCACTTAGCCTTCGCAACTTCATAGCGGTTAAGAGCAACATCGATATCAAACTTCGTCCGATTCTTTCTTCTTGCGACAAAATCGCTTTGGTGTACAACGCTGAAAGCTACGCGGAGAACAAGGACAACGAAACTTGGATTCGCCGTGCGGTTCGTACCCTAGGTGCAGAATACACAAATGATAGTGGTGAAGTGGCATCTTGTCGCGATAACCCATTGTTCTTTGAAATGACTGAGCGTCTTTACCAAATGAATCCTTCTACAGAAGCGGCTCGCAACATGGGACGTCTAGCATTGGCTCGCAAGGATTACAGCAAGGCACTCCAGTACTTCGGTGAAGCAATGAACCAAGAGTTGGATCCAGTTCTGAAAGCAGACGACTTGTTGAAGTACGCTTACTGTCAGCAACAACTCGGCAGATTGGCAGATGCCAAGTCTAGCATCATGCAGTCAATTGCGTTGAATAAGACAGGACAGGCTTACCTACAACTTTCAGTAATCTACGCTAGTGCAGCTGGGGTTTGTGGTTCTGATGCCGTTGAGAAGAACGCCGTTTACTGGGCTGCTATCGATAAGGCCAACATTGCAGTGAGCCTTGATCCTAGCTTGAGAAGTGCGGCAAACCGCGCCATTGCATCTTACAAGAAAGGTGTACCTACCAAGCGTGTCGCATTCGACCTTGGCAAAACGGAAGGAACGAAATACACTATAGGATGTTGGATTAACGAAACCGTTACTTTCGAGTTCTATAACTAA
- a CDS encoding type III pantothenate kinase: MNATLDWGNTRVKIGLFEGQRLRRVDYIENNRPDVVKILSDYLQNVSPTSILWMASGEVSEAGRLLFEDLKATPFTHQTTLAHSSVYATPHTLGLDRILNMEAAYFEFPQKNVLVIDMGTCITYDILNSEGVHEGGSIAPGWKMRLSAMHEFTASLPHVEALPTDLIGVDTLTSLQSGAYNGMKNELTETIRQYEARYSNLHVILTGGDAEAFDLQAKKATFARQNYTLHGLNAILLQHAQ, encoded by the coding sequence ATGAATGCCACTTTGGATTGGGGAAATACCCGTGTGAAGATCGGACTTTTTGAGGGTCAGCGACTTCGGCGCGTGGACTACATCGAAAATAATCGTCCGGATGTCGTGAAAATTTTGTCAGATTACCTGCAAAATGTCTCTCCAACGTCTATTCTATGGATGGCTTCAGGGGAGGTTTCGGAGGCGGGACGACTCCTTTTTGAGGATTTGAAGGCGACTCCGTTTACACATCAAACAACATTGGCGCACTCTTCTGTGTATGCAACTCCGCACACCCTCGGGTTAGATCGCATCCTAAATATGGAAGCCGCTTATTTTGAGTTCCCTCAAAAAAATGTTTTGGTGATTGATATGGGGACCTGCATTACCTATGATATTCTAAATTCAGAAGGGGTGCACGAAGGTGGAAGCATTGCCCCTGGATGGAAAATGAGATTGAGTGCTATGCACGAGTTTACCGCGAGTTTACCGCATGTAGAGGCACTTCCCACAGATCTAATTGGAGTTGACACCCTCACTTCTTTGCAGTCTGGAGCGTATAATGGAATGAAGAATGAATTGACGGAAACAATACGTCAGTATGAAGCCCGTTATAGCAACCTTCATGTAATACTGACGGGCGGAGATGCAGAGGCCTTTGACCTTCAAGCAAAAAAAGCCACCTTTGCACGTCAAAATTATACGCTACACGGACTGAATGCGATCCTTTTACAACATGCGCAGTGA
- a CDS encoding helix-turn-helix domain-containing protein has product MNRIKEILEEKGIKQTWLAEKLGKSYNMVNGYVQNRQQPRLQILFEIAEILEVKPQDLLKDKE; this is encoded by the coding sequence ATGAACAGGATAAAAGAGATACTAGAAGAGAAGGGAATTAAGCAGACGTGGTTAGCTGAAAAGCTTGGAAAAAGCTACAACATGGTTAACGGCTATGTACAAAATAGACAGCAGCCACGACTCCAAATACTTTTCGAGATTGCCGAAATACTAGAAGTTAAACCGCAAGACTTACTAAAAGATAAAGAATGA
- a CDS encoding type I restriction-modification system subunit M, with amino-acid sequence MTSIAQRQELQNKIWKIANEVRGSVDGWDFKQFVLGTLFYRFISENFTNYIEGGDESVNYPSLSDDVITPEIKDDAIKTKGYFIYPSQLFVNIAKTANTNPNLNTDLKAIFDSIESSANGYPSEQDIKGLFADFDTTSTRLGNTVENKNSRLAAVIKGVAELSFGNFEDNQIDLFGDAYEFLISNYAANAGKSGGEFFTPQHVSKLIAQLAMHGQSTVNKIYDPAAGSGSLLLQAKKHFDNHIIEQGFFGQEVNHTTYNLARMNMFLHNINYDKFHIVLGDTLREPHLGDEKPFDAIVSNPPYSVKWVGDDDPTMINDDRFAPAGVLAPKSKADFAFVLHALSYLSSKGRAAIVCFPGIFYRGGSEQKIRKYLVDNNYVETVISLAPNLFFGTTIAVNLLVLSKHKSETKTQFIDASGEDFFKKVTNNNVMTDKHIAKVMELFANKLEVAHVSISVENSKISENDYNLSVTSYVEAKDNREPINISELNEKVSKIVENIDKLRADINAIITEIEG; translated from the coding sequence ATGACTAGCATAGCACAAAGACAGGAACTGCAAAATAAAATATGGAAAATCGCTAATGAAGTACGCGGTTCTGTTGATGGATGGGACTTTAAACAGTTCGTTCTTGGGACGCTTTTCTATCGTTTCATAAGTGAAAATTTCACCAATTATATTGAAGGTGGAGATGAGAGTGTGAACTATCCGAGTCTATCAGATGATGTAATCACACCTGAAATTAAAGACGATGCGATAAAGACCAAAGGTTACTTCATCTATCCAAGTCAACTCTTTGTCAACATTGCCAAAACTGCCAACACAAACCCTAATCTAAACACAGACTTAAAAGCCATTTTCGATTCCATTGAAAGTTCAGCAAATGGCTATCCGTCTGAGCAAGACATTAAAGGGCTGTTTGCAGATTTCGACACAACAAGCACACGACTTGGCAATACGGTCGAAAACAAAAACAGCAGACTAGCTGCAGTTATTAAAGGTGTTGCTGAATTGAGTTTCGGAAATTTTGAAGACAACCAAATTGACCTTTTTGGTGATGCGTACGAATTCCTAATCTCCAACTATGCCGCCAACGCAGGAAAATCTGGTGGTGAGTTTTTCACGCCTCAGCACGTTTCCAAACTCATTGCTCAATTGGCAATGCATGGACAGTCAACAGTAAACAAGATTTATGACCCTGCAGCAGGCTCTGGTTCATTGCTTTTACAAGCTAAAAAACACTTCGACAATCACATCATAGAGCAAGGATTCTTCGGTCAAGAAGTAAATCACACCACCTACAATTTGGCACGTATGAACATGTTCTTGCACAACATCAATTACGATAAGTTTCACATTGTATTAGGCGACACACTTAGAGAACCACATTTAGGTGATGAAAAGCCTTTTGATGCTATTGTGTCAAATCCGCCTTATTCTGTAAAATGGGTTGGTGATGACGACCCAACCATGATCAATGATGACCGTTTTGCTCCTGCGGGTGTGCTTGCTCCAAAATCAAAAGCCGATTTTGCTTTTGTATTGCATGCTTTGAGTTATTTGTCAAGTAAAGGACGGGCAGCCATTGTGTGCTTTCCTGGCATCTTTTACCGAGGCGGTTCTGAACAAAAGATTCGAAAATATCTAGTGGATAATAACTATGTAGAAACCGTCATTTCTTTGGCTCCAAATCTTTTCTTTGGAACGACAATAGCGGTCAACCTGTTAGTGCTCTCCAAGCATAAATCAGAGACAAAAACTCAATTTATTGATGCTAGCGGTGAGGATTTCTTTAAGAAAGTAACCAATAACAATGTGATGACCGATAAGCACATTGCAAAGGTTATGGAACTCTTCGCTAACAAATTGGAAGTGGCCCATGTATCAATTTCCGTCGAGAATTCCAAGATTTCGGAAAATGATTACAATCTTTCAGTAACCTCCTATGTAGAAGCGAAGGACAATCGAGAACCGATAAACATTTCTGAATTGAACGAGAAAGTTTCAAAAATTGTAGAGAACATCGATAAGCTACGTGCTGACATTAATGCCATTATTACAGAGATTGAAGGATGA
- a CDS encoding restriction endonuclease subunit S, protein MSFLNKLLEGKELEWSTLGDEKYVIIENSGRKPVKASLRVPGDTPYYGANNIQDYVDGFTHEGTYVLVAEDGSASLENYSVQWAMGKFWANNHVHVLRGRTKLENRFLFHYLRIVNYIPFLSGGGRAKLTKGRLMEIPIPIPAPAVQEEIVRILDSFTELATELATELATELVARNKQYNFYRELLFNFHGRDIPHLPLGHEDVGEFQRGKRFVKTDIISAGVPCIHYGEIYTHYGVWANETKSFVSRDLVEKKNLRIAEKRDVVIVAAGETIEDIGQGTAWLGDQGVVIHDACFSYRSKLNPKYVAYFTRTRQFHDQIRQHIRTGKISAINSKGLGKAVIPIPSPKEQESIVSILDKFDMLTNSISEGLPKEIELRQKQYEYYSEMLLTFPEENLEA, encoded by the coding sequence ATGAGTTTTTTAAATAAACTACTAGAGGGCAAAGAATTAGAGTGGTCAACTCTAGGCGATGAAAAGTACGTTATCATTGAAAACTCAGGTAGAAAACCAGTAAAGGCTTCGTTACGAGTACCGGGGGATACTCCTTATTATGGAGCAAATAACATACAAGACTATGTGGATGGTTTCACCCATGAAGGCACCTATGTGTTGGTAGCCGAAGATGGATCTGCAAGTCTTGAAAATTACTCAGTGCAATGGGCAATGGGTAAATTTTGGGCAAATAACCATGTTCATGTGTTGCGTGGAAGAACTAAGCTAGAGAATAGGTTCTTATTCCATTATTTACGAATCGTGAATTATATTCCTTTCTTGTCGGGCGGCGGGAGAGCCAAATTGACTAAAGGTAGGCTGATGGAAATTCCAATACCTATTCCTGCACCTGCAGTTCAGGAAGAAATTGTGCGAATATTAGACTCTTTTACGGAGCTTGCAACGGAGCTTGCAACGGAGCTTGCAACGGAGCTTGTAGCACGAAATAAACAATATAATTTCTACCGTGAGCTATTGTTCAATTTTCATGGGAGAGATATACCACATCTACCATTGGGACATGAGGATGTAGGTGAATTTCAAAGAGGTAAGCGTTTCGTAAAAACTGACATAATTTCAGCAGGCGTACCATGCATTCATTACGGTGAAATTTACACTCACTATGGTGTTTGGGCCAATGAAACGAAATCCTTCGTTAGCAGGGATTTAGTTGAGAAGAAAAACCTAAGAATTGCCGAAAAGAGAGATGTTGTAATCGTTGCAGCTGGTGAAACTATTGAAGATATCGGACAAGGAACTGCCTGGTTAGGTGATCAAGGCGTAGTTATACATGATGCTTGTTTCTCTTATAGAAGTAAATTAAATCCAAAGTACGTTGCATACTTCACACGCACAAGGCAGTTTCATGATCAAATAAGACAACATATTCGAACAGGTAAAATTTCTGCTATCAATTCAAAAGGGCTAGGCAAAGCAGTGATTCCTATCCCGTCCCCCAAAGAGCAAGAGAGCATAGTCTCTATCCTCGACAAATTTGACATGCTTACCAATTCTATCAGTGAAGGACTCCCAAAAGAGATTGAGTTAAGACAAAAACAATATGAATATTACAGTGAAATGTTGTTAACCTTTCCCGAGGAAAATTTAGAAGCGTAA
- a CDS encoding AAA family ATPase — protein sequence MSKTLTEIATTLRDANKKLQVIYAFNGSGKTRLSKEFKELIAPKEIETEPEEEPKPKVLYYNAFTEDLFYWDNDLENDTDRKLQIHPNKYTKWILIDQGQEPNIARHFQRYTNDKLTPTFNEEFSEIRFSFETGDNSIPIFNEDSQEIPSSTEEGTEAKPGNVKISKGEESCFIWSVFYSLLAQTVNILNVADEADRETDQFNDLQYVFIDDPVSSLDDTHLIELAVDIADLIKSSTSELKFIVTTHNPLFYNVLFNEFSREKGTRKWRLEKYIDSTFDLIDQPKDSPFSYHLTLLKELENVADSGEIQKYHFNFLRNVLEKTSTFLGYNNWEELLPEDGRQSYYKRIINLSSHSKHHGDEVSILEEDNKRMLGFLVKEVIIKIYHFHSTVVKVENQENATV from the coding sequence ATGAGTAAGACTTTAACAGAAATTGCAACAACACTGAGAGATGCCAATAAAAAATTACAAGTAATTTATGCATTCAATGGATCTGGCAAGACTCGATTATCCAAGGAATTCAAAGAACTGATAGCACCTAAAGAAATTGAAACTGAGCCAGAAGAGGAGCCGAAACCTAAAGTGCTATATTACAACGCTTTCACAGAGGACTTGTTTTATTGGGATAATGATTTAGAGAACGACACTGACAGAAAATTACAAATCCACCCCAATAAATACACTAAATGGATACTCATTGATCAAGGACAAGAACCCAATATTGCGAGGCACTTTCAACGCTATACCAACGATAAATTGACTCCAACCTTTAATGAAGAATTTTCTGAGATTCGATTCTCATTTGAAACTGGAGATAATTCGATTCCGATTTTCAATGAGGATTCTCAAGAAATTCCTTCATCAACTGAGGAGGGCACAGAAGCTAAACCAGGAAATGTCAAGATTTCAAAGGGAGAAGAAAGTTGCTTTATCTGGAGCGTGTTTTACAGCCTCCTAGCTCAAACAGTCAATATTTTAAATGTAGCAGACGAAGCTGATCGAGAAACAGACCAATTCAATGATTTACAATACGTATTCATTGATGACCCTGTAAGTTCATTAGACGATACCCACTTAATTGAATTAGCTGTTGATATTGCTGATTTGATAAAATCGAGCACATCTGAATTGAAGTTCATTGTAACAACCCACAACCCACTATTTTACAATGTATTATTTAATGAATTCAGCAGAGAGAAAGGAACTAGAAAATGGCGGTTAGAAAAATATATAGACAGTACTTTTGATCTGATAGACCAACCTAAAGACTCACCTTTCTCGTATCATCTCACATTGCTAAAGGAACTTGAAAACGTGGCAGATTCTGGAGAAATTCAGAAATACCATTTTAATTTTTTAAGAAACGTATTAGAGAAGACCTCGACTTTCTTAGGATACAATAATTGGGAAGAGCTATTACCAGAAGATGGACGTCAATCCTATTACAAACGCATCATCAACCTGTCGAGTCACTCTAAACACCACGGAGATGAAGTCTCGATACTCGAAGAGGACAATAAACGTATGCTAGGATTCTTAGTTAAAGAGGTAATAATCAAAATCTATCACTTTCACTCAACAGTAGTGAAAGTTGAAAATCAAGAAAATGCCACAGTATAA